The proteins below come from a single Myxococcales bacterium genomic window:
- a CDS encoding flagellar assembly protein FliW, whose product MGETLSIETSRFGRIEVDDKAVLHFSGLPGFANATRFAVMDHSETESFSWLVSLDDPKLAFVIANPWHFFPGYDPAIATRHLKGLDISNSDHLEIVVFASFYGSKVSLNLSAPIVINRDARRAAQVILDDPRYSTREEIPALDPKAQPQAAETEQLQEAIE is encoded by the coding sequence ATGGGTGAAACTCTCTCAATCGAGACGAGTCGCTTTGGTCGCATCGAAGTCGATGACAAAGCGGTTCTGCACTTCAGCGGGCTTCCGGGCTTTGCCAATGCAACACGCTTCGCGGTAATGGATCACAGCGAAACCGAGAGCTTTTCGTGGCTCGTATCCCTCGACGATCCGAAATTGGCGTTCGTGATTGCCAACCCGTGGCACTTCTTTCCGGGATATGACCCGGCGATAGCTACGCGGCACCTCAAGGGCCTGGATATCTCGAATTCTGATCATCTCGAGATCGTGGTGTTCGCGAGTTTTTACGGCTCCAAGGTATCGCTGAACCTGAGTGCTCCGATCGTAATCAACCGCGACGCGCGCCGTGCAGCTCAGGTAATCCTGGACGATCCTCGGTATTCGACCCGCGAAGAAATTCCCGCGTTGGATCCCAAGGCTCAGCCCCAGGCTGCCGAAACCGAACAGCTGCAAGAAGCGATCGAATAA
- a CDS encoding GNAT family N-acetyltransferase, whose translation MDARTAFATEIRSGSAPQLQCRSVLPDEREALLAWLNRGLREGRKQRLEAEFPTALFSQDLAKDLDKHIVVRCGGRLASHVLVHTIPVEAVGLRIELGMIGMVYTDPAFRGRGAARYGLERALEQLKRHGTPLAILWSDLDAFYNRLGFDRAGVENFYLLSASQCRRALSPNDENVRVRPVIASDWPELERLYAAKPCRHLRRVGDLARLAAGPDCETLVAIQGRVLTAYATMGRGDDLIGVVHEWAGEADGLVACLNHFTRTRAEITLLEGPVHETATRPLRITGTRPHPGSLGLMRILDVEQLWSTLSSGCESLLNIRLRADSAAKDAYVLETPQRSFKMSHRDTLSLLFGPSIPRALHLGLDPEIRFSLQTRFPWPMFLWGFDSI comes from the coding sequence ATGGACGCACGGACCGCATTCGCCACAGAGATCCGCAGCGGCTCTGCTCCCCAGCTTCAATGCCGATCCGTCCTGCCTGACGAGCGAGAAGCCCTGCTGGCCTGGTTGAATCGAGGATTGCGAGAAGGTCGCAAGCAACGGCTCGAAGCCGAGTTCCCCACAGCGCTGTTCTCGCAGGATCTCGCGAAGGATCTCGACAAGCACATCGTGGTTCGCTGCGGGGGCCGCCTGGCCTCTCACGTGCTGGTGCACACGATCCCAGTCGAAGCCGTAGGCCTACGCATTGAGCTGGGAATGATTGGCATGGTCTATACCGACCCGGCCTTTCGCGGTCGCGGCGCCGCACGCTACGGACTCGAGCGAGCGCTCGAGCAGTTGAAGCGACACGGCACGCCGCTTGCCATTCTCTGGAGTGATCTGGACGCGTTCTACAATCGCCTCGGGTTTGATCGGGCAGGTGTTGAGAACTTCTACTTGCTGAGTGCATCGCAATGCCGTCGCGCATTGAGTCCAAACGATGAGAACGTGAGGGTCAGGCCAGTCATCGCCTCCGACTGGCCAGAACTCGAACGTCTCTATGCCGCGAAACCCTGTCGACACCTGCGTCGGGTCGGCGATCTGGCGCGGCTCGCTGCTGGTCCCGATTGCGAAACGCTCGTGGCCATACAAGGGAGAGTCCTGACCGCTTATGCGACGATGGGACGCGGGGATGACCTCATCGGAGTCGTACACGAATGGGCAGGAGAAGCCGACGGCCTGGTCGCGTGCCTGAACCACTTCACTCGAACGCGGGCCGAGATCACCCTGCTCGAAGGCCCGGTGCACGAGACGGCGACACGTCCGCTTCGAATTACCGGCACGCGACCCCATCCCGGATCATTGGGGCTGATGCGTATTCTCGATGTCGAACAACTCTGGTCGACATTGTCCAGTGGATGTGAGTCTCTTCTGAACATTCGGCTCAGAGCCGACTCGGCCGCAAAAGATGCCTACGTGCTCGAGACGCCTCAGCGCAGTTTCAAAATGAGTCATCGGGACACGCTTTCCCTTCTCTTCGGTCCGTCGATACCTCGGGCGCTACATCTCGGACTCGACCCCGAAATCAGATTTTCGCTTCAAACGAGATTCCCCTGGCCAATGTTTCTCTGGGGCTTCGATTCGATCTAG
- a CDS encoding OmpA family protein — translation MRRRRRPYYRPDSDRWLISYADYVTLLLALFVVLYAMSSVDKERMQSAISGMRTAFAQTDSSSVSIETVIQIPRANPSDETDTSEDDDSDISYVILRDRLETTLEEQTGTDSDAAGMRTHRSDRGLVISLAAKDFFHPGDTEILREALGPLNAIGSVLALSTQLIRIEGHTDNTPINTERFPSNWELSTARASAVARHLIKHLQIAPRRIGASGYAEFQPIAPNDSPENRALNRRIDIVVLKTAQEQVEQPEIDELEARSPLQTLLEQLPPLSE, via the coding sequence GTGAGGCGGAGGAGACGACCCTACTATAGGCCCGACAGTGATAGGTGGCTGATTTCCTACGCCGACTACGTCACGCTGCTGCTCGCACTCTTCGTCGTCCTCTACGCCATGTCCTCGGTCGACAAGGAGAGAATGCAGAGCGCCATCTCGGGCATGCGAACGGCCTTTGCCCAGACGGACAGTAGTTCCGTATCCATCGAAACCGTGATTCAAATTCCCAGAGCCAATCCGAGCGACGAGACGGACACGTCCGAAGACGACGATAGTGACATCTCGTACGTGATCCTGCGCGATCGTCTGGAAACTACTCTCGAAGAACAGACGGGAACAGATAGCGACGCTGCGGGCATGCGAACCCACCGCAGCGATCGAGGACTCGTCATCTCGCTTGCGGCAAAAGACTTCTTCCATCCGGGAGATACTGAGATCCTCAGGGAAGCGCTGGGCCCGCTCAACGCGATCGGCTCGGTGCTTGCGCTGTCTACGCAACTCATTCGCATCGAGGGTCATACCGACAACACGCCGATCAACACCGAACGGTTTCCATCCAACTGGGAGCTTTCGACGGCTCGGGCTTCTGCGGTAGCCCGGCATTTGATCAAGCACCTCCAGATTGCACCGCGTCGCATCGGCGCATCGGGTTACGCGGAATTTCAACCGATCGCACCAAACGACAGCCCTGAGAATCGAGCGCTCAATCGCCGCATCGACATTGTCGTCCTCAAGACTGCACAGGAGCAGGTTGAACAACCCGAGATCGACGAACTGGAAGCTAGGTCTCCGCTTCAAACGCTTCTTGAACAACTGCCTCCGCTGTCGGAATAG
- the csrA gene encoding carbon storage regulator CsrA gives MLVLTRRQGESLRIDDHIRITMVACSAGQVRVAIDAPESVEILREEVYDRIASANLAAAGSRDAAVRNAVTRLRESALKRKGGQDG, from the coding sequence ATGCTTGTGTTGACACGTAGGCAAGGTGAAAGCCTCAGAATTGACGACCACATTCGAATCACGATGGTGGCCTGTTCAGCAGGACAGGTTCGCGTCGCGATCGATGCCCCAGAAAGCGTCGAGATTCTGAGGGAAGAGGTGTACGACCGGATTGCGTCAGCCAATTTGGCTGCGGCGGGTTCGCGCGATGCAGCCGTTCGCAACGCAGTGACACGATTGCGCGAAAGCGCACTCAAAAGGAAAGGTGGACAAGATGGGTGA
- a CDS encoding flagellar motor protein — MDRSSIAGLIIGISALLIGQYIEGGHLGTLFRGTAGLIVVGGTLGATLLSVPIGDVRRALQIVRSVFLRAEFAIEDAIDQFAQLATIARKDGIVALEELADDFEDPFMRRALAHVIDGVNEATLREILFTDIDIRMERDTAAARVFDIAGGYAPTIGILGAVLGLIHAMESLSDPTQLGHGIAVAFVATIYGVGFANLILLPLGAKLHRIIAQRRVCEEMTVEGVLALQGGLAPSAVRTRLLSWPSMNNAIEEARL, encoded by the coding sequence ATGGATCGATCCAGCATCGCCGGCCTGATCATCGGGATATCCGCCCTGCTGATCGGGCAGTACATCGAGGGTGGCCACCTCGGAACCCTGTTTCGAGGCACCGCCGGCCTCATCGTGGTCGGTGGAACCCTGGGAGCCACCCTGCTTTCGGTGCCCATTGGAGACGTTCGCCGGGCGCTTCAAATCGTTCGTTCAGTGTTCTTGCGAGCGGAGTTCGCGATCGAAGATGCGATCGATCAATTTGCACAACTTGCCACCATCGCACGCAAAGACGGAATCGTTGCCCTCGAAGAACTAGCGGATGATTTCGAGGATCCATTCATGCGCCGCGCACTCGCCCATGTCATCGATGGCGTGAACGAAGCAACCCTGCGGGAGATTCTATTTACCGATATCGACATTCGGATGGAACGAGACACCGCGGCTGCGCGAGTCTTCGACATCGCCGGGGGATACGCGCCCACGATAGGAATTCTCGGCGCAGTGCTGGGTTTGATTCACGCAATGGAATCCCTTTCAGACCCAACCCAGTTGGGACACGGAATTGCGGTGGCCTTCGTGGCCACAATCTATGGCGTCGGGTTCGCCAATCTCATTCTGTTGCCGCTAGGGGCGAAGCTCCACCGCATCATCGCCCAGCGCAGGGTGTGTGAAGAGATGACGGTAGAAGGAGTCCTCGCTCTACAGGGAGGTCTCGCACCCAGCGCCGTTCGAACTCGATTGCTCTCCTGGCCGAGTATGAACAACGCGATTGAAGAAGCGCGTCTGTGA
- a CDS encoding flagellin FliC: MGLRVNNNIASINAQRNLVNTTLRLAKSLQRLSSGLRITRAADDAAGLAISESFRAEVRSLGQAQRNANDAISLLQIAEGALNETSGILIRMRELSIQAANGTLGSSERTTIDNEFRDLAAEITRIASVTQFNGQLILNGASSITFQIGTQNTSSDQITVSAVDATSSGIGIGSSVSIDTQSGAQTTLDTIDSAISTVASLRATFGTVQNRLESTIRSLAVAIENTSAAESRIRDVDFASETAELTRNQVLQQAGISVLGQANVSTQSALSLLQ; this comes from the coding sequence ATGGGATTAAGAGTCAATAACAACATTGCGTCGATCAATGCCCAGCGCAACCTGGTCAACACCACTCTGCGCCTTGCGAAATCGCTTCAGCGACTCTCTTCTGGTCTGCGCATCACGCGCGCTGCAGATGACGCTGCGGGGCTGGCCATTTCAGAGAGTTTTCGAGCTGAGGTTAGAAGTCTCGGGCAAGCGCAGCGAAACGCAAATGATGCCATTTCGTTGTTGCAGATCGCTGAAGGTGCACTCAATGAGACGAGTGGAATTCTCATTCGTATGCGGGAGCTGTCCATTCAAGCTGCCAACGGGACGCTCGGAAGCAGCGAACGAACGACGATCGATAACGAATTTCGCGACCTGGCAGCGGAAATTACTCGTATTGCCAGCGTGACGCAGTTCAACGGCCAATTGATTCTTAACGGTGCTTCGTCCATTACGTTTCAGATTGGAACGCAGAATACGAGCAGCGATCAGATCACCGTGAGTGCGGTCGATGCGACTTCGTCCGGAATCGGAATCGGGTCATCCGTCTCGATCGATACGCAGTCAGGCGCACAGACTACACTCGATACGATCGATAGCGCGATTTCAACTGTGGCAAGTCTCCGGGCAACCTTCGGTACGGTGCAGAACCGTCTCGAGTCAACGATTCGATCTCTCGCGGTTGCGATCGAGAATACCTCGGCAGCAGAATCGCGAATTCGCGACGTAGACTTCGCAAGTGAAACGGCCGAATTGACGAGGAACCAAGTACTGCAACAAGCGGGCATTTCGGTTCTAGGACAGGCAAACGTCTCGACCCAGAGTGCTTTGTCGCTACTGCAATAG
- a CDS encoding flagellar FlbD family protein, whose protein sequence is MIWLTRTDGDQFMLNDDQILWIEPLHDTIVVLHSGDRLRVLESGDEIKERIIHWRRKLLGLSFFSADEVDSGE, encoded by the coding sequence TTGATCTGGCTTACAAGAACCGACGGCGATCAGTTCATGCTCAATGATGACCAAATCCTGTGGATCGAACCACTCCATGACACGATTGTCGTACTCCATTCGGGAGATCGTTTGCGCGTTCTCGAAAGCGGAGATGAGATCAAGGAAAGGATTATTCACTGGCGGAGAAAACTACTGGGCCTCTCCTTCTTTTCCGCCGATGAAGTCGATTCCGGAGAGTGA